DNA from Mustela nigripes isolate SB6536 chromosome 14, MUSNIG.SB6536, whole genome shotgun sequence:
GGGCGTGACCAGCAGGTCCCAGAGCAGTCTGCTGGGGCCCCCGGAACACAGCATGGTGTCTCCCACGGTCCCCTGACACCCGGCCAGTCGACCTGCGCTCTCTCATTTATTAGCTAATTCGCCCGGACCCTCTTCTGCAACGCGGGCTCTGGGCGTGCCAGGGCCTGGGAGCCAGCGGGCACGGAGAGGATGTTTCCCATGTGAGTGAACTCAGGAAGGCACCGTCAGCACCCCTCCTTCCAGGGGTGGAGAGGCCACACTGCgccgaggtggggagggggtgggggtcacGAGCCTGGGCATAAGACACGCAGCGCTCTCCGCCGCCTCCTCGCGGCCCACCGGGACTGAGTGGGGCTGAGGGCCAGTGAGTCCGGGGGCcctcctgggaggcaggcaggcaggaaggggggTGTGGGGGCGCTGCAGCTCTGGGACCGTGGGCACGTGCTGGCGCCTGACAGGCCTGCTGTCAAGACCAGCCCCCACCGGCCTTCCACACCCTGGACAGCAGTGCCAAGAAGCCCTTATCAAGCTGCAGGTGCCAGGTCCGTGCGGAGGCTGGAGGACACGGCTCAGCTGCGATGGGCAGGAGCCTAGAGCGACTCGGGAGGTGGTGGGGGCGAGCAGCAGGTCTGGCCTAGAGGGTGGGGGCCAAAGACAGGGACCGCAGAGGCTGCCCTCCTGACCAGGAAGACTTGCCTGGAGAAACGGGCCTCGCCCTGGACTTGGGGCCAGAATGACACAGGGACAGACCCCTCCCAGGAGCCAGCAGACTGTGTGACCAGCACAGAGCACAGAATCCAACTGTCCCAGACACCAGGCAGACTGCCAGGGAGGGGGGTTTGGACAGGGCAGCAAAAAGGCACACAGGACACGTGTCCATCATGctgcccttcctccaggaagccttccagggtccctgctgagcgcTTGGGCCAGGACTAGAATGGCCCTGacttctgccccacccccggccccgcctCGGCTGGAAGGAgccggccggggtgggggggtcctggTAGGGGCCTCGCTCCCTGCACTGCCCACCCCAGAACACGGCCACTCAAGTCGCTGgacaagtgtttattgagcactgcCTGCAGCCCAGTCCTGCACCGGGCCCAGCCTCCTGTCCTGGAAGCCAGGGGCCCACAGACATCACAACCCCAACAGGGCCAGCAAAGGAGGGAAGCAGCCACGGCTGCGGCTGTACGCCCCATGGGGTCTGGCCACAGCTGCTGCCTCTTCTGCATGGTCTGGGGGACTGGTCACtgacaccaccccccacccacttccaccATCGAGGGGAGCAGGGCCGGGCCCAGAGCTGGGGCCCCacagtgagtgcagagcccttGTTCCCACGGGCCAGCCCTGGGACGTGTCCTGGGGGGGTCCGAATCCGGGTCGGCCGTCGGAGGACAGCCAGCCTCACACCCACAGGTGCCTCAGGCCCTTGTCCTCGGGCAGCGGCTCCCCCCGCTCCTCCTCAGGGAGCTGGCAGCTGCAGGCGTCCTCGGCGGGCGGCGGTGCCTCCAGGAGCAGCTGGGTCTCTGCAGAGCGGCTGCGGTCAGCAGGCAGGCCAGGCAcccacctctcccaccccagggGCACAACAGACCTGGGGGCCACACGCGCTGCCGTCTCAGCTGCCAGACGTGCAAGCCCAGCTGGGCCGCACTCAGGACCAGGACGCAGGCGGTCACGGAGAGGAGGACGATGGCCAGTGTGTCGTGCGTCTCAGCGGGCGGCAGCCCCAGGCTACACACGGCATTGTGTGTCTTGTTCCCGGGAAACACGGGGGGGTGCCCAAACTGGGAACAGCTGGGACACACAGAAGAGCCCTCCGTCAGCCCTCGCCCACCCGAGCGGGACTTCCACGTGGCTGCTGTCCTCCGAGTGGGAGGCGGGTCACCAGGAAGGACAGGAGAGGCCCCTCCCTCAGGAACTGGCCACCTGAAGGCCCCACCAGCACTCACTCTGACCAGGGTCTGCAGCGACCTTCCTGGCCTCCAGAGAAGGTCCCTGTGGCACAATCGACACACTCAAAGCCGAAATCGAAGTTCCCTGGAGACAGACAGACCGCTGGGATTTGCTGGGGTAGGTGAGACAgggtccctggggcctggggcctgggtccAACAGGTCTCTGACGCCTGCGACACTGAGGCCCAAAATCAGGGCTCAGGTGTGCCCCATTCCAGGGCAACCATCTGTGGGCAAGGCAGACTTGGGGGGACCCCAAGGCTGTGACCCTGAGCTGGTGGGGGTCCCTGGGGGatctgggagaggaggggagtgcAGGGGCCTGTCCACTGGAGGCTGGAGGTAAGGGAGCCCAGAAGGGGCAGAAGTAGAAACCAGGCCAGAATCAGGCCAGGCCTTACACTTGGTCCAGCAGCCGGGAGGGCAAGCGGCCAGGTTGGGTCCCGGAGACAGAAGGTGAGGCTTGTGCCACGAGGGCCCTCAggctacaccaggcccctcccagcAGGTAAACAGGCCCCAGGAGAATCTGAGCTGCTGCTTCCAGGAAAAGGTTGCCCCCCAGACAGGGCAAGAAGGGGCGGGCGTGTCCCCATACAAACATACAGGGTACAGGGAGGACTGGCCAGACAGCCCGTGGACACCCCAGGACTCCCCCAACCAGCCCTGAGGAATGCCCTGGAGCTGCACCGGAAGCCTGCGAAGAGAGGGCAGGACTCGCTGCAGCCGCGGGGGTGCCGGGACCCCATCTGGGTCCAGACGACAGGCAGCCAACGGCCACACCCACCTGGGCTTTGCCACGGAGCTGCCGGAGCCTGCCTGCCCAGAGGCCACGCACGTACCCGCCACACACAGGCACTTCCTTCCACACCCTCGTGGCGCTCGCCACACACCCACCGCCGTGAGCTCTGGCTGGGCCCTGGTCAGACCCCCAACCCGCTCAGGCCGCAGCTGCCGCCGACTCACCATGGGGCCGCACCTCCTGGCCCGGCGGGCAGGCATGATGCTTGCAGCTGGTGCACTGGGGGTCCCCGCAGTGGTACCCGGGCTCCACACACGTGCAGTCCACCTCAGAGCAGGGCTCTGCTGAGCCGGAGAAAAGCCAGCCCTCTCAACAGCTGGGCCaagcccctccctcctcaggactccccccaccaccccaccaggGCCCCCCAGAGGGAATGGGCCATCCACACCTCCACCCTTAGTCACCCTTAGAGGTCAGAGGGCTCCTGTCTGGGAGCCAGCACCCCAGTGGGGTCCcgctgtctccctcccccacaggcaCCCCTGTGACCTGGCTGTGTCCCCCACTGCCTTGAAGCTGCTCCCACCCAGGGTGGTTGTGACTTGGCATGTGACCAGAACATGTCCCTGCTGGGCAAGGGGGCCGCCTGGGGGACctactccctctcccctttcctcctgcctGTCCCCGC
Protein-coding regions in this window:
- the TNFRSF18 gene encoding tumor necrosis factor receptor superfamily member 18 isoform X2, whose product is MGAGRGPSPKVSRPRPAMGAMEARGALAALCGVTLLCALGLGQRPAGGLSCGPERLLRGTGTDARCCRPCVQEPCSEVDCTCVEPGYHCGDPQCTSCKHHACPPGQEVRPHGNFDFGFECVDCATGTFSGGQEGRCRPWSDCSQFGHPPVFPGNKTHNAVCSLGLPPAETHDTLAIVLLSVTACVLVLSAAQLGLHVWQLRRQRVWPPETQLLLEAPPPAEDACSCQLPEEERGEPLPEDKGLRHLWV
- the TNFRSF18 gene encoding tumor necrosis factor receptor superfamily member 18 isoform X1 translates to MGAGRGPSPKVSRPRPAMGAMEARGALAALCGVTLLCALGLGQRPAGGLSCGPERLLRGTGTDARCCRPCVQAEPCSEVDCTCVEPGYHCGDPQCTSCKHHACPPGQEVRPHGNFDFGFECVDCATGTFSGGQEGRCRPWSDCSQFGHPPVFPGNKTHNAVCSLGLPPAETHDTLAIVLLSVTACVLVLSAAQLGLHVWQLRRQRVWPPETQLLLEAPPPAEDACSCQLPEEERGEPLPEDKGLRHLWV